Proteins from one Desulfonema limicola genomic window:
- the proC gene encoding pyrroline-5-carboxylate reductase, which produces MLETITGRYKNIGFAGAGNMGEAIIGALINSCIFSPLNIFINDINKERLDFMNKTYGVSILADNFKLFSQCDIIILAVKPQQMTQLLTEITGNPDYGIYNRKLVISIAAGITIKKIEDILYKPLDDKSRKKLPIIRVMPNTPALVLAGISGMSLNNNTSYEDADAGKTILNSMGKVIEVKEELLNAVTAVSGSGPAYVFYLVEAMIKGGIEAGLEPGHAAEFSIATLDGAVKLMMAKNESPEELRRKVTSPGGTTEAAIRVLDNNDVKHHIIEAIAAAAKRGEELSS; this is translated from the coding sequence ATGTTGGAAACAATAACAGGCAGGTATAAAAATATCGGGTTTGCAGGTGCAGGAAATATGGGAGAAGCAATTATAGGCGCATTAATAAACTCCTGCATATTTTCCCCTTTAAATATATTTATTAATGATATCAATAAAGAACGACTTGATTTTATGAATAAAACCTATGGGGTTTCTATTCTTGCAGATAATTTTAAATTGTTTTCACAATGTGATATAATCATACTTGCAGTCAAGCCCCAGCAAATGACTCAATTACTTACAGAAATTACAGGAAATCCTGATTACGGGATATATAATAGAAAGCTTGTTATTTCCATTGCAGCCGGAATTACCATAAAAAAAATTGAAGATATACTTTACAAACCCCTTGATGATAAATCAAGAAAAAAACTGCCCATAATAAGGGTGATGCCCAATACCCCGGCACTGGTTCTTGCAGGTATTTCAGGCATGAGCCTTAATAATAATACATCTTATGAAGATGCAGATGCAGGTAAAACAATCCTTAACTCAATGGGAAAGGTAATAGAAGTTAAAGAAGAACTCCTGAATGCTGTTACTGCTGTGTCAGGATCAGGTCCTGCATATGTTTTTTATCTGGTTGAGGCTATGATTAAAGGAGGGATTGAAGCCGGACTTGAACCTGGTCATGCTGCCGAGTTTTCCATTGCAACCTTAGATGGTGCTGTTAAGCTCATGATGGCAAAAAATGAATCCCCTGAAGAGCTTCGCAGAAAAGTAACATCCCCAGGCGGAACAACAGAAGCTGCAATCAGGGTACTTGACAATAATGATGTAAAGCACCACATTATAGAAGCAATAGCTGCTGCTGCAAAACGGGGTGAAGAATTAAGCAGTTAA